One genomic window of Syngnathoides biaculeatus isolate LvHL_M chromosome 13, ASM1980259v1, whole genome shotgun sequence includes the following:
- the LOC133511524 gene encoding rap guanine nucleotide exchange factor 4-like, translated as MVAVQASPSLSPSPEWICCLDKRPSERSEEDVDIILTRLKEVKAFTKFPPPLLVQICTCAFYECLEKGITLFRQGDIGTSWYAVLSGSLDVKVSETANHQDAVTICTLGIGTAFGESILDNTPRHATIISRETSELLRIEQREFKTLWEKHRQSLAGLLAPPYGAMESGSNNDRLADKDHMNSDSANKTHNKIPTEKLQRAGKVLRNAILSRAPHMIRDRKYHLKTYRQCCVGTELVDWLVLQSACVLTRSHAVGMWQALLEDQVLSHVDQELGFQDKYLFYRFLDDEEEDTPLPSEEEKRESEEELPETILFLAQIGPDALLRVILRKSPGQRTGDDLEIIYDELLHIKALAHLSNTVKRELASVVIFESHAKAGTVLFNQGEEGTSWYIIQKGSVNVVIYGKGVVCTLHEGDDFGKLALVTDSPRAASIVLREDNCHFLRVDKEDFNRILRDVEANTVRLKEHEQAVLVLEKSPRTSSLGSIKYTVISGTPEKILEHFLESMRMDIHHSEPDPAVDDFVLMHCVFMPNSQLCPLLMAHYHAASPPGSEQERLEHALNYKRRALILALRWASTHTFLLQEEPAAISFLEELFGSVSNDSRMLRALKDLVPDLEKVVKLHSEEAKTTKKKTLIRQFSNGEERLQKKQPIRNHDDILLKVHCSDHTYTTIRVAVAATGRELICAVADKLGSTDELVLVHLSSAGEKQILKPNDVSVFSSLSINGRLFACSREQLSSLTPLTDQEGPSAGSMSTFELMSSKDLAYQMTMFDWELFSCVHEHELLYHTFGRQSFRRTTANLDLFLRRFNQVQLWVVTEVCLCAQLSKRVQLLKKFIKIAAHCREFKNLNSFFAIIMGMSNPAVSRLSQTWEKLPTKFKKFYAEFESMMDPSRNHRSYRLTVTKLEPPIIPFMPLLLKDMTFTHEGNKTFIDSMVNFEKMRIIANTIRQVRHCRSQPFNPDICQPNKNQAEVRGYVRKLCVIDNQRALTQLSYRLEPRRT; from the exons TGTTTCGACAAGGAGACATTGGCACCAGCTGGTATGCCGTCCTGTCAGGCTCTCTGGATGTCAAAGTGTCGGAAACAGCCAATCACCAG GATGCAGTCACCATCTGTACGCTGGGTATCGGGACGGCCTTTGGAGAGTCGATCCTGGATAACACGCCGCGCCACGCGACCATCATCAGCAGAGAGACCAGCGAGCTGCTTCGAATTGAACAGAGGGAGTTTAAGACCCTCTGGGAG AAGCATCGTCAGAGCCTCGCTGGACTGTTGGCCCCTCCTTATGGCGCAATGGAGAGTGGATCCAACAATGACA gacttgCAGACAAAGACCACATGAACTCAGACTCTGCAAACAAAACTCACAATAAG aTTCCCACAGAGAAACTGCAGAGAGCGGGTAAGGTTCTCCGCAACGCCATCCTGTCCAGAGCCCCTCACATGATACGCGATAGGAAATATCACCTCAAGACTTACAG ACAATGCTGTGTGGGGACAGAGCTGGTGGACTGGCTTGTGCTGCAGAGCGCATGCGTTCTCACTCGTTCCCATGCTGTTGGGATGTGGCAGGCACTGCTTGAAGATCAGGTGCTCAGTCACG TGGACCAGGAGCTGGGCTTCCAGGACAAGTACCTGTTCTACCGCTTTCTTGATGACGAGGAAGAGGACACGCCGCTGCCTAGTGAGGAGGAGAAGCGGGAGAGCGAAGAGGAACTGCCGGAGACCATCCTCTTCCTCGCTCAGATTGGACCGGATGCACTGCTGCGAGTGATCCTCAGGAAATC aCCTGGTCAGAGGACAGGCGACGACCTCGAGATCATCTACGATGAGCTGCTTCACATCAAGGCCTTGGCGCACCTCTCCAACACT GTGAAGCGGGAACTGGCGAGTGTTGTCATCTTCGAGTCACACGCTAAAGCCGGGACTGTGT TGTTCAACCAAGGAGAAGAAGGCACATCGTGGTACATCATCCAGAAGGGCTCCGTCAATGTGGTTATCTATGGCAAG GGGGTGGTGTGTACACTCCATGAGGGTGACGATTTCGGAAAGTTGGCCCTGGTCACAGATTCACCTCGTGCTGCCTCCATTGTCCTGAGAGAGGACAACTGCCACTTCCTTCGTGTGGACAAGGAGGATTTCAATAGAATTCTCAGG GATGTGGAGGCCAACACAGTGCGTTTGAAAGAGCACGAGCAAGCTGTGCTGGTCTTAGAGAAGAGTCCTCGAACCTCCAGCCTTGGAAGCATCAA ATATACTGTGATCTCAGGAACTCCAGAGAAAATTCTTGAGCACTTTTTGGAGAGCATGCGGATGGACATACATCACAGTGAACCAG ACCCAGCAGTGGACGACTTTGTCCTCATGCACTGTGTCTTCATGCCCAACAGCCAGTTGTGCCCTCTGCTCATGGCACA CTACCATGCGGCCTCCCCGCCCGGCTCAGAACAGGAGCGGTTGGAGCATGCGCTCAACTATAAGAGGAGGGCTCTCATTCTGGCCCTGCGCTGGGcgagcacacacacattcctcCTACAGGAGGAGCCTGCTGCAATTTCGTTCCTTGAG GAATTGTTTGGAAGTGTATCAAATGACTCACGGATGCTCAGAGCGTTGAAAGACCTGGTTCCTGACCTGGAGAAAGTTGTCAAGCTGCA CTCGGAGGAAGCCAAGACCACAAAAAAG AAGACTTTAATACGGCAGTTCAGCAATGGGGAGGAGAGACTGCAGAAGAAACAACCCATTAGAAATCACGATGACA tccttcTGAAGGTGCACTGCAGTGATCACACATACACCACGATTCGAGTTGCTGTGGCAGCGACGGGCAGAGAACTGATATGCGCCGTGGCCGACAAACTTGGTTCCACTGACGAGCTCGTGCTGGTTCACCTCAGCTCTGCCGGCG AGAAACAAATTCTGAAACCGAATGACGTGTCCGTGTTTTCCTCTCTGAGCATCAACGGGCGGTTATTTGCTTGCTCACGAGAGCAACTCAGTAGTCTG ACTCCTCTCACAGACCAGGAGGGACCTTCTGCAGGCTCTATGTCCACATTTGAGCTGATGAGTTCGAAGGATCTCGCCTATCAAATGACGATGTTTGATTGGGAGCTCTTCAGCTGTGTGCACGAG CACGAACTGCTCTATCACACGTTCGGCCGGCAGAGCTTCAGAAGAACCACAGCCAACCTGGACCTCTTCCTGCGAAGGTTCAACCAGGTTCAGCTGTGGGTGGTCACTGAGGTGTGCCTCTGTGCGCAGCTCAGTAAGAGGGTGCAGCTCCTTAAGAAGTTCATTAAGATAGCTGCACA TTGTCGGGAATTCAAGAACCTGAATTCATTCTTTGCTATCATAATGGGTATGAGCAACCCTGCTGTCAGCCGACTGAGTCAGACATGGGAG AAGCTGCCGACCAAGTTTAAGAAGTTCTATGCTGAGTTTGAGAGCATGATG GACCCTTCCAGAAACCATCGATCCTACCGATTGACTGTTACCAAGCTCGAGCCGCCAATAATCCCTTTTATGCCCCTCCTACTCAAAG ATATGACATTTACGCATGAAGGCAACAAGACATTTATTGACAGCATGGTCAATTTTGAGAAAATG CGTATTATAGCAAACACAATTCGACAAGTGAGGCACTGTAGAAGCCAGCCTTTCA ATCCCGACATCTGCCAGCCCAACAAGAATCAAGCAGAGGTCAGAGGTTACGTCAGGAAGCTCTGCGTGATCGACAACCAGAGGGCGCTGACGCAGCTCTCGTACAGGCTGGAGCCTCGGCGGACATGA